In Armatimonadota bacterium, a single genomic region encodes these proteins:
- a CDS encoding NADP-dependent phosphogluconate dehydrogenase has translation MKEFGVVGLGRIGGGLAWQALGKGYRVVGVDLEPASEDLIERGIDYFPSLDGLQSLSGPRIVFVYIHAGPAIDAMLDRLAAVLSPGDIIVDGGNSYWGDSIRRHERLASQGLRFVDLGTSGGVGGARQGACFMVGGDDSALDAVEPILLDLACEGGYVRAGGPGAGHYVKLVHNGIEFGMLQAIGEGLDLLEKFDQKLPVADVLSCWRNGSVVRSWLVDLLHEQYLAKDGLSEVPGYIEDTGEVNWLISDAMRMEVPIPVIAQSVMQLFTSRDNQKDWAKGIAMMRHGFGGHPYGPKQELVEERQISRVGDIWRPTE, from the coding sequence GTGAAGGAGTTCGGAGTTGTTGGGTTGGGCCGAATCGGTGGAGGGCTCGCTTGGCAGGCTCTGGGAAAAGGTTATCGGGTAGTTGGGGTTGACCTGGAACCCGCTTCAGAAGATTTGATCGAACGCGGGATCGACTATTTCCCGTCACTTGACGGCTTGCAGTCGCTGTCAGGTCCGCGAATCGTGTTTGTTTATATCCATGCGGGACCCGCCATCGATGCGATGCTGGATCGTCTCGCAGCTGTGTTGTCACCTGGAGACATTATTGTCGACGGTGGAAACTCGTATTGGGGAGACTCGATTCGTCGGCACGAGAGACTTGCTTCGCAAGGTCTTCGATTTGTCGATCTAGGTACTAGCGGCGGAGTTGGAGGCGCGCGCCAGGGAGCTTGCTTTATGGTCGGCGGAGATGACTCTGCTCTCGACGCGGTCGAACCCATTCTGCTCGACCTCGCTTGTGAAGGAGGATACGTTCGCGCGGGCGGACCAGGCGCAGGTCACTATGTGAAGCTGGTCCATAACGGTATCGAGTTTGGAATGCTCCAAGCAATCGGCGAAGGACTAGATTTGCTCGAAAAGTTTGACCAGAAGCTCCCTGTGGCGGACGTTCTTTCCTGCTGGCGAAATGGGTCGGTGGTGCGCTCATGGCTCGTTGACTTGTTGCACGAGCAGTACTTGGCGAAGGACGGACTTTCGGAAGTCCCCGGTTACATTGAAGATACTGGGGAGGTGAACTGGCTGATTTCAGACGCAATGAGAATGGAAGTTCCCATTCCAGTCATCGCACAGTCCGTGATGCAACTTTTCACAAGTCGAGACAACCAAAAGGACTGGGCAAAGGGAATCGCGATGATGCGTCACGGCTTCGGCGGGCATCCTTACGGACCAAAGCAAGAACTTGTTGAAGAGCGCCAAATCAGCCGCGTAGGAGATATCTGGAGACCAACCGAATGA